A section of the Primulina eburnea isolate SZY01 chromosome 1, ASM2296580v1, whole genome shotgun sequence genome encodes:
- the LOC140810629 gene encoding zinc finger protein ZAT5, which produces MESEEDKDLFPIVRGKRTKRYMIHSPIAFTTEPPGRDHDAATVSDRRHHPISPASISSEESTTTGVEDTARCLIFLAHGHFSGNPGQNNNSATASTAQGGAGGDHQVKGACLYTCKTCNRAFRSFQALGGHRASHKKPKNDRKVSLSLREDDFRSPSLSSSKKRMSPDYLSLQLNNFPTTVDFATPKPAPSPRIHTCLHCGAEFTSGQALGGHMRRHRSGLVSPSPNPNAACIYIEEHNQVIEGENEEISNKPGNGLALDLNLPAPEMVLTLKD; this is translated from the coding sequence ATGGAATCTGAAGAGGATAAAGACCTCTTCCCCATCGTTAGGGGCAAGCGCACCAAACGGTATATGATTCATTCCCCTATAGCCTTCACCACCGAACCACCGGGCAGAGATCACGACGCCGCCACAGTCTCCGACAGACGCCACCACCCCATCTCCCCCGCCTCCATCTCCTCAGAAGAGAGCACCACCACAGGTGTGGAAGACACCGCCCGCTGCCTGATTTTTTTAGCCCACGGCCATTTCTCCGGGAACCCAGGACAGAACAACAATTCCGCCACCGCCAGTACCGCACAGGGCGGCGCCGGAGGTGACCATCAGGTGAAAGGAGCGTGCTTGTATACATGCAAGACGTGTAACCGTGCTTTCCGCTCCTTTCAGGCCCTCGGAGGCCACCGGGCCAGCCATAAGAAACCGAAAAATGATAGAAAAGTGTCCTTGTCTCTTCGCGAAGATGATTTCCGATCCCCGTCATTATCGTCTTCTAAGAAAAGAATGTCCCCCGATTATCTATCTCTTCAACTGAACAATTTTCCGACCACCGTCGATTTCGCCACACCGAAACCGGCTCCGTCTCCAAGAATCCACACGTGTTTGCATTGCGGGGCGGAGTTCACCTCAGGCCAGGCCCTCGGAGGGCACATGAGGCGGCACCGTTCCGGTCTGGTTAGTCCATCTCCGAACCCGAACGCAGCATGCATTTATATTGAAGAACATAATCAAGTGATTGAGGGCGAGAATGAAGAAATATCGAACAAGCCTGGCAACGGGTTGGCTCTGGATCTTAACCTTCCGGCGCCGGAAATGGTTTTAACTTTGAAggattga